Below is a genomic region from Pseudochaenichthys georgianus unplaced genomic scaffold, fPseGeo1.2 scaffold_535_arrow_ctg1, whole genome shotgun sequence.
ctgtactggagagagcatgtgtaaagaagcaggaaatcaaaaggaactcacctggtGGTAAACCTGAGAGAGAAAGCCTTCGAGCTCCACACTGTTTCAGaagtaatccttgatgtggtttggaacataatatAACATTTAATCACTGCAGCATTTCGCTGAGTTTCTGCTCGTCTCTGCAGCTCTGCTGCATGCACGCTCCAAACGGGCGTGGCCACGGCAGCTCGGGTTACAGTTGAAGAgccagacccagaatcagcacgttACTAACAGGGCTTGAACAGAGGGAGAAGAGGcgatgggtgatctgtttggtattttgagcaaaacacttcatagacatgttttgcaTAGATATGGCCCTATAATATAATTTTCCAATATATCATAATAGGTGAGCTTTAATATAAAAAAGGAAACCTTatgaaacatttaaaatatgaaaaaataatCTTTAATTTTCTAAAGCAGGTGAGGATGGAGGATCCCCGGCCGGGCCTGGAGACGTGCCCTGTGACCTCTGCCAGGGGAATAGGAGGCGTAAGGCTGTGAAATCCTGCCTGGTTTGTTCGGCCTCTTACTGCGACGCTCACCTGAAGCCCCATCGCACCGTGCAGAAGTTAAAGTGGCACCAGCTGATCAACCCCGTGGATTCCCTCGAGGAAAGGGTCTGCAGGAAGCACAACAAAGTGATGGAGTCTTTCTGCAAGATAGACCAGTGCTGCGTTTGTTCCGTGTGCCTGAAGGAAGACCATGTGGGGCATGACGTCGTCTCTTTGGAGGAAGAGTTTAAGGCGAGGAAAACTATGTTGCAGCGTGCAAACACATCTATGGCCAACGCTATGAACGATAAATGCAACACGGTTGTAACGGTGGAAAACTTGATGGCGCAAAGTAGGCAGAAGCTGGAGGAAACTAAGGTGAAAGCGAACCAGGCCTTCTATGGTTTGGTTGCCGCGATTCTCAGAAAAAGAGCTAAGCTGATGGAGGTTTTGGAGGAGAAGCAGGGAGCTGCAGAGCAACGGGATAAAGCACTACAGAGACAGCTAAGGCTGGAGATCGCAGAACTCCTTATGACGAGTGTGAAGATGGAAGAGGTTTTAAAGACAGAGGACGAATTTCGACTCCTGAAGAACCTACCATCCATCCCCTCTGCAACACACACAAGGCATCGCTATTCAGAACGCCAAAGTCTCCTGCAATTAGAGGAAGTCTTGAGAGCGGTGGTTAAAATCGAGGAGACGCTCAACGAACACATGGACAAGATTATCAGAGAGGTCCTTCAGAGGGATACGGAAGAGGAGGCCTTCGAAGAACAGCAAACCCTGTTTGACGATGAACTTGGTAAGATCCAGGAGCAACATGCAGTAAAAGTGACTTTGGATCCCAACACAGCTCACCCGTCCCTTATCGTCTCTGAGGACGCGACACAAGTTTGGGATGGAGTCTTCAAGAGGAACATCAGCGACAACCCTAAAAGGTTCGACTCGCTCCATTTCGTCCTTGGGAATGAGGGGTTTTCCTCCGGGAAAATCTACTACGAAGTATCCCTTGAAGGACTGACTGGATGGGAAGTGGGAGTGGTGAGAGAGTCCATCAACAGGAAGGGTGTCAACTCGTCGCTTACTCCAGAAAACGGATGCTGGACGTTGGGATTGTATTGGGGACGATGCCAGGCTAACTCCAATCCTCCGGTCCACTTCCCTTCGATTAAAAAGCTCCAGAAGGTCGGGGTGTTTGTGGATTTGGAAGAAAGGTTTGTCTCTTTCTACAACGTGGACATGAGGGCTCAGATCTACTCGTTTACAGGGTGCGTCTTTGGAGGTGCATCATTTCTGAGTAAAATACTAGTGTTTGGGGAGAGGACCAGGATCTACCCGTTGTTCCGACCCAGTCCTGAGGAAGGGAGGAGGAGGGCTCCTTTACGGATCATTAATGTCAGATACACAAAAAGAAAGTAGAGCATCCTACTCGGACAAGATCCTGGGGTTTGTTATGATGGCGGAGGATCTTAAAATGAGATTAACCTTTTTCTTTGATATGTGGACGCTGCAGCAAATGTAAAGTAGAATAAAGTACTGAATggatatttttgtatttctaaACTTATTCTTTTCCAggttaaaacaaaaacagaaaaaacaacaactttatGTTAAGGAAAAAATgcacatacagatgtagcgcttcatttcagacagtttgaaacgcgagggccgtgattggtacgtgatctgccctcgctcaagggaaaacctccagcttgacttgagacctcccccgtgataaataaatgtaattataatgaagccagctgcaatggatcattgatccaccagggggtgcagtggggttccacactggagctcatgtgaaataaagtcagatacagtacgctggatgtacagcggaactttgttaagatccatatgtcacggatatcatactctctgctaaataagagacatgtaatcatttacaaaacatcaccatgttgttatttaacaaaataatgttgctTAGTCGAAAAAAACGAACGGGAGGAAATGCAGCCCGGCtctcgatttttaatcctaatttaatctTCATCTtcgccacgatcatttatgtttatgttcgccgaattgacatgaaatcactgacacatatgaatatactgtattcaacttcattacaaatgttattaacgtgcctaaactcagtaattcactaaacatatttatattttaagggtgttattttccccataaggaaCAAGTCGCTGCAAATTATCCCActtattacacggccacattctcaacaaagtcaCGACATGACTCCcgatattaattgaaatgcttttatggatttagaaaatgtttttattgatttaaaaaatagttgtatgtattgatttaaatgtacatgcatccgctaagaaaaatagtccgttgttaccgttttttaaacagtctgaatgaaacggcagctctgtGTATTTACACAACTAATGGCCCATCAACCAcagctctctccccccccctgaTCTTTCTTCTCCAGCAGCTAATTAACTGTAGGTTACTCTGAGTGACAAGCTTACAGTTAGTGACATAACAACACCATAAAAGCTGGTGGGTTGAAAGCCTCTATGGTTGAAAGCAATACAGGAGGTAAAAAGAACTAGAATAATTGTGATTTATTTATTGTGGCTtttatgtttttaggtataaaaTGTTATATAATTCAGGCTTATAATTCACCCTTCTCTAAAAGCCTTCAACAATGAAAATattcatagtaatttaataaatccttccaacacacattgtaaaaaATAGCCTACTGTAagttaagaaatcattccaatatgTACATCTTCTGATGtaaaaacaataacattataaatagtaacatagctgaacatggtattgcacatttagctttgagtgttactgaccTGAGATGTTTTTATCACATGAATTAAGGTGACCGAGACTTTTTAACATAgacagagcacaactgaaacataacacctgaaacgatgtaacaacataatacactttttggggatgcagcttgggatgtgaggagtgagggacacggcttagaacgggcgtgtcatCTACTGTcctggagagtgtgtgcaccagtctgccttgatctatgaattcatatcCGTGACACTCACtactgcccacagctgttttatagaaggaaaacctccttcacttcatgaaagtgttttaaccacacacacctctagacacacacacacacacacacacacacacacacacacacacacacacacacacacacacacacaattgacatgaaatcactgacaaatatgaatatactgtattcaacttcattaaaacgttattaacgcgcctaaaacacaactgaaagtccatgaaacttgtctttctgtatttgtgaaTAAAGCGCCATCTCCTGGTTAAAACCTGAAATTGAAAATCTGGCAACGCCCTCTTGAAAAATAGTGGGAGGGCTTAACATTCCTCGATACTGGTCTTAGGCAGGTCGTAGGCAGGAAGCTGTAAACTGGAGTCTGAAatgaggtgctacatctgtatggcAAAACATCATAATTACATGTATGTGCTAATACTACCTTAAATATTGTGATCATTATTACTTTCTATAGTTTCTTATTTTTACGACATTTTGCGCACCTTTATTGTGTCACATTAAAATGTGCTGTttatttggggattttattgaGACTGTACTTTATGCAATGTTGAATGCCTAAACACACTGTTGCTCATGTAACACAGTATATAACTCATTGTACACTTTTGATCTATTGTtttcctttctgatgttgtggTGATTTTTGAGAAATCTCTGAAGgtatcatttattttggggTTTATTAAGTTATATCTTATCCTAAAGAATAATCAATAATGTTCCTCAGCTAAATTTTATTTGGCTTCTTTAGTCATACTCATGTTTTGGTATCGTTTGCCATTTTCTTCGGCTGTTAAGATTCACTTTTAATTGTTGTTATATCAAAATGAAATATAGTTGTAATGATATATTTGTTTTCTGAAATGGATGCAGTTTTTGTCTTTGGTCACTTGAGGGCAGTGCACACACAATAATGGTATTCTGCTAAACTcctaataataaacaaatacacAAGTTACTGTGCACAAAACAGGAGATACATATTATTATTCGAAAGACAGTAATTGTAATGTCTTCATACAAGTTGGGTTATATTTAGTGTCCAcaagaaaaacacaacattacCACAAAAAAATGTGGTAATGTTGTGTGtgagcctctctctctctctccctaatTTAATTCAGTTTGTGTCACTGACCCTCTGCTGACGTCACAAAGCTATTAACATACAGTGATTCATAAATAAGAATATAGCACTTTacaacaatacaaattaaaagatGTATAAAAGTAAGTAATGATAGGCTACATATTGTTCTCACATTACCCAAacatttccattttttttttaatgtaaaaaatgaaattggcttgaaaatgtaaaaaaaaatgctttttctttaaattagaaaattgcatatatattttttttatattgtcatgcatttaaataattaaaaatcaacaaattaaataaaaattcgAAATGTAATGTcgtgaatgtaaaacaaaaaattacgacctgttgagagcttcatagtatgaagtaaatacttaaaacgaaagttagttataatcaaatataatcaattatattcttgtataacccacaatgaaaatgcttcatattttaggtttttctatatttacagcataaacaaaacaaagtggtttgttaagttgagtgtaaggccttTGATTTATGCCCTaatctctgataagagagtaggcagttcttccctctcctctcacagcagggaggggggctccggacttaagcagaaacacatggaggcctcaaaaaggtggttatgtcatagtcatagaatatgtccagtcatgttttgttttacacaaacttgggaaggtgtgtcttatgccagagccaatagaatatgttggttgggtatagaggaggtgtttgtgggttttctatccggttttttgagcataaaaagactggcttttttggatttcgtcggggagaggggggggaacccctggtatactctctcccggtaggctctgtttttgagagctgggttaatagctctcggtaaggttctctcaaactggGTGAATATCTCTTGCATTTCTTGGTTGGAATGAATGAGGGAATTGctttgaatgctgagtgaattgatTTGAATGCTGCATGGAATGATTTTATGGAAGAgggattttgatggtttagtgaaacctgcccacgtgaggaaatccctccgaatcattgcgggattttgatggtttagtgacacctgcccacgtgaggaaatccctccgaatcattgcgggattttgatggtttagtgaaacctgcccacgtgaggaaatccctccgaatcattgcgggattttgatggtttagtgacacctgcccacgtgaggaaatccctccgaatcattgcgggattttgatggtttagtgaaacctgcccacgtgaggaaatccctccgaatcattgcgggattttgatggtttagtgaaacctgcccacgtgaggaaatccctccgaatcattgcgggattttgatggtttagtgaaacctgcccacgtgaggaaatccctccgaatcattgcgggattttgatggtttagtgaaacctgcccacgtgaggaaatccctccgaatcattgcgggattttgatggtttagtgaaacctgcccacgtgaggaaatccctccgaatcattgcgggattttgatggtttagtgacacctgcccacgtgaggaaatccctccgaatcattgtGGGATTTTGAATGGGTTTTTATTATCACCAGTCTTTGTATGAGagaatgtcacaactgaattgtCCAGGTAAAGGgaaacattttggtaataaatgtaagactgtgaattaaagtttcatatgtgaacatgatcacagcatcatttttgtgtgttgtttagtataattataatgttgtaaagagagaaggtaaaaaccctgtattagtttggacctatttttcttcaaataaactgatcccaccttttggactgggacaacttaaaggacacctgtgctctcctctcctgcttcaaaggtaagattgcaccctgccacacacacatgtttaggtaggaacacaccccatttactgataccaaagtccttcgggatcgcttaaacagattaaaaagagttgtctgaattgaaacagcagttaattgaacctggttcttcggggagttaatagaggtgagatcttgctgacgtttggtggatctgagccaagcagtaaactcacatagactcagtaacttcggtcgggtcaattagtgaggtcagagtaatttaccggaataaattaatcggggcctcacctagaactctaaacagaccgtatttaatttaataacattctaaaatattatttaatagttgcatttattaataataaatacCATTTAATAATTACGTAAttcaatttaaatttaaatgtttcaatattgtattttgttaagataaattatattaaaaaaaaatcaacatCTTGAATGGTACAACCTTTCCATGTTTCCCCAAATAGATTAGAAGATGAAGTTGGTCCTCGTTAAGGTAGAATTAcaggcattacattacattacattgcatttagctgacgcttttatccaaagcggcttacaataag
It encodes:
- the LOC117443097 gene encoding E3 ubiquitin-protein ligase TRIM38-like, whose amino-acid sequence is MASANISEEFLCSICLDVFTEPVSTPCGHNYCRACISRYWSSRAIIQCPLCQETFLTAPKLRVNTAFRDMLEKKTKQAAGEDGGSPAGPGDVPCDLCQGNRRRKAVKSCLVCSASYCDAHLKPHRTVQKLKWHQLINPVDSLEERVCRKHNKVMESFCKIDQCCVCSVCLKEDHVGHDVVSLEEEFKARKTMLQRANTSMANAMNDKCNTVVTVENLMAQSRQKLEETKVKANQAFYGLVAAILRKRAKLMEVLEEKQGAAEQRDKALQRQLRLEIAELLMTSVKMEEVLKTEDEFRLLKNLPSIPSATHTRHRYSERQSLLQLEEVLRAVVKIEETLNEHMDKIIREVLQRDTEEEAFEEQQTLFDDELGKIQEQHAVKVTLDPNTAHPSLIVSEDATQVWDGVFKRNISDNPKRFDSLHFVLGNEGFSSGKIYYEVSLEGLTGWEVGVVRESINRKGVNSSLTPENGCWTLGLYWGRCQANSNPPVHFPSIKKLQKVGVFVDLEERFVSFYNVDMRAQIYSFTGCVFGGASFLSKILVFGERTRIYPLFRPSPEEGRRRAPLRIINVRYTKRK